A region from the Lemur catta isolate mLemCat1 chromosome 7, mLemCat1.pri, whole genome shotgun sequence genome encodes:
- the LOC123642185 gene encoding translation initiation factor IF-2-like: MTRELQTLLAGGAWGNGWARGPQGMASGVGQSPWQTLVSAAFLPAPGTGWANSWCSGWPPHPSSSGPGAYVSSGDPEVAQCPLAVPPHPSPGREPHRQGPPLNASRAEGRACLRSQLFTADGAVNGQWGDSGSCREGGQRHSLLGPGEPPARGARNLPGGPAWAVPASGGLCGAGPARTTRPGAPDPSRPSLPPATALQAGGRGPRVHGPRVLIECWLFARLPLGSTEPPGGPGLTWWGDILPPEPRAVRTAVPTPQPPPRLRERGAPGPGQPQPAPPPWPTRGSAVSWPSHRSGFRPAPALPACLLAPSERPAVLVLPWAWGLTGKEGAATGSGLGVWEGQIGAGALSTSPCAASAAAHLQNLLIPPAEALPRGHERPGPSPAPHPHPLCLRGTEDGGLSEWHRPGCVLCLALRPRGPPRRGPTSCPISARAPAPVRLHQHRLLAVPSTAASLVAGTWHLTAASRFPKAVPADTSPWEKRPPASCV, from the exons ATGACACGTGAACTTCAGACGCTGCTCG CTGGAGGGGCCTGGGGCAACGGCTGGGCCCGGGGACCTCAGGGCATGGCCAGCGGGGTGGGCCAGAGCCCCTGGCAGACCCTTGTCTCTGCCGCCTTCCTGCCTGCCCCGGGCACGGGCTGGGCAAACAGCTGGTGCTCA GGGTGGCCCCCTCACCCCAGCTCAAGTGGCCCAGGTGCCTATGTTTCCTCTGGGGACCCCGAGGTGGCTCAGTGTCCCTTGGCCGTCCCTCCGCACCCCAGCCCGGGAAGAGAGCCCCACAGGCAGGGCCCGCCACTGAACGcctccagggcagagggcagag CCTGTTTGCGGAGTCAGCTCTTCACGGCTGACGGTGCCGTCAACGGGCAGTGGGGGGACAGCGGTTCCTGCCGGGAAGGGGGGCAGCGCCACAGcctcctggggcctggggagccTCCTGCCCGCGGTGCCAGGAACCTGCCCGGTGGCCCCGCCTGGGCTGTGCCCGCCTCAGGCGGCCTGTGTGGGGCTGGTCCTGCCAGGACGACCCGCCCAGGAGCCCCGGACCCCTCccggccctccctgcctcccgccACAGCCCTGCAGGCTGGAGGACGGGGCCCCAGGGTCCATGGGCCTCGTGTTCTCATTGAGTGCTGGCTGTTTGCCCGGCTCCCGCTGGGCAGCACGGAGCCCCCGGGAGGCCCAGGGC TCACCTGGTGGGGGGACATCCTGCCCCCTGAGCCACGGGCTGTGAGGACAGCTGTGCccactccccaacccccacccaggCTGCGAGAACGTGGGGCCCCcggcccagggcagccccagcctgcGCCCCCGCCGTGGCCCACCCGCGGCTCTGCTGTCTCCTGGCCTTCACACAGGTCCGGTTTTCGGCCTGCTcccgccctccctgcctgccttctaGCACCTTCTGAGCGGCCAGCTGTCCTGGTGCTGCCCTGGGCGTGGGGCCTGACGGGGAAGGAGGGAGCAGCAACGGGCAGCGGCCTGGGGGTCTGGGAGGGGCAGATTGGAGCAG GGGCATTAAGTACTTCACCATGTGCAGCCAGCGCCGCCGCCCACCTCCAGAACCTTCTCATCCCCCCAGCGGAAGCCCTGCCCCGTGGACACGAgcgccccggcccctccccagccccgcacCCCCATCCGCTCTGTCTCCGTGGGACCGAGGACGGGGGCCTCAGCGAGTGGCACCGGCCGGGGTGTGTCCTGTGTCTGGCTCTGCGTCCCCGGGGTCCCCCACGCCGCGGCCCCACTTCCTGTCCCATCAGTGCCCGGGCCCCGGCTCCTGTGCGTCTCCACCAACACCGGCTACTGGCCGTTCCCTCCACAGCGGCCAGCCTCGTGGCTGGGACGTGGCATCTCACCGCGGCCTCCCGTTTCCCGAAGGCTGTGCCGGCTGACACGTCTCCTTGGGAGAAACGTCCACCCGCGTCCTGTGTCTGA